Proteins co-encoded in one Arthrobacter globiformis genomic window:
- a CDS encoding M20 family metallopeptidase: protein MITGLNSNRGGAAVVPVTRGDIEARLEAAVERWRPEILDLSHAIHADPELGGHEFRAAKRVSRVLRMAGFSFDEAQPAQPTAFSARFGSGELVVAVCTEYDALPAIGHACGHNVNAASAVGAALALAAVADELGLTVKVLGTPAEETTGGKVDLIDAGFFDDVSLAMMAHAAATDVVGGSSLAMSMWDVLFEGRPAHAAAAPSEGVNALDALVVAQTAIALARQQLPAGSIVSLIVTEGGSAVNVIPERARANIEMRAASIENLRLIQDKVRRCLEAGAHASGSTLQVTPTGNDYAELRQDTFLSEAYRAAMTAKGRDVAFSAEPVASTDMGNVSQLVPSIHPMVGYDVRGAAHHTAEFAAFGASAGADNAVLDGSFGLAAAACAAAADPGQRRRLLRRAGA from the coding sequence ATGATCACAGGACTTAACAGCAACAGGGGAGGGGCCGCCGTCGTTCCCGTAACCCGGGGCGATATCGAAGCGAGACTCGAGGCCGCCGTGGAACGCTGGAGGCCGGAGATTCTGGATCTGAGCCACGCCATCCATGCGGATCCGGAATTAGGCGGACATGAGTTCCGTGCCGCCAAGCGGGTGAGCAGGGTACTGCGGATGGCCGGGTTCAGCTTCGATGAGGCGCAGCCTGCGCAGCCCACGGCATTCAGCGCGCGATTCGGATCCGGTGAGCTTGTGGTGGCAGTCTGCACTGAGTACGACGCGTTGCCCGCGATCGGTCATGCGTGCGGGCACAACGTGAACGCGGCCAGCGCAGTCGGGGCAGCGCTGGCGCTGGCGGCCGTGGCCGACGAACTCGGCCTCACCGTCAAAGTGCTCGGAACGCCCGCGGAAGAGACCACCGGCGGCAAAGTGGACCTGATCGACGCGGGCTTTTTCGACGACGTATCCCTGGCCATGATGGCGCACGCTGCGGCAACGGACGTAGTGGGTGGTTCGTCCCTGGCCATGAGCATGTGGGACGTGCTGTTCGAGGGTCGCCCCGCCCATGCCGCCGCGGCTCCCTCGGAAGGTGTCAACGCCCTCGATGCGCTCGTAGTCGCGCAGACGGCAATCGCCTTGGCTCGGCAGCAACTGCCGGCGGGTTCAATCGTGTCTTTGATCGTGACGGAAGGCGGGAGTGCCGTCAACGTCATTCCGGAGCGTGCCCGGGCCAACATTGAAATGCGGGCCGCCAGCATCGAAAACCTCCGTCTGATCCAGGACAAAGTGAGGCGCTGCCTTGAGGCCGGTGCCCACGCGAGCGGCAGCACCCTTCAGGTCACACCCACGGGCAACGACTACGCAGAACTGCGCCAGGACACTTTCTTGTCAGAGGCCTACCGGGCAGCGATGACGGCCAAGGGCAGGGACGTTGCGTTCAGCGCCGAGCCGGTGGCCTCCACGGACATGGGAAATGTCTCGCAGCTCGTGCCGAGCATTCATCCCATGGTCGGCTACGACGTGCGGGGCGCCGCGCACCACACCGCAGAGTTCGCTGCGTTCGGTGCTTCCGCGGGTGCAGACAATGCGGTGCTTGACGGATCGTTCGGACTGGCCGCAGCGGCATGTGCGGCGGCCGCCGATCCGGGGCAGAGGAGGCGGTTGCTCCGTCGAGCGGGGGCGTAG
- the fbaA gene encoding class II fructose-bisphosphate aldolase encodes MPIATPEIYADMIDRAKKGGFAFPAVNVTSSQTLNAALRGFAEAESDGIVQVSTGGAAYWSGASTKDMVAGSLGFAAFAREVAKNYNVNIALHTDHCPKDKLDGFVLPLLAASEEAVKAGKDPIFNSHMWDGSAETLDENLRIGRELLERAAAARIILEVEIGTVGGEEDGVEHEINEKLYTTVDDALATIEALGAGENGRYITALTFGNVHGVYKPGGVKLRPEILKDIQAQVGARIGKDNPFDLVFHGGSGSSDQEIADAVSYGVIKMNIDTDTQYAYTRPVVDHMFRNYDGVLKVDGEVGNKKTYDPRVWGASAEAGLAARVVEATQQLGSAGKTF; translated from the coding sequence ATGCCCATTGCAACCCCAGAGATCTATGCCGACATGATCGATCGCGCAAAGAAGGGCGGCTTCGCGTTCCCCGCCGTCAATGTGACGTCCTCGCAGACGCTGAACGCGGCGCTGCGCGGTTTCGCGGAGGCCGAGTCTGACGGCATCGTGCAGGTTTCCACCGGTGGTGCGGCGTACTGGTCCGGTGCCTCCACGAAGGACATGGTTGCCGGGTCGCTGGGTTTCGCCGCGTTTGCCCGTGAGGTGGCCAAGAACTACAACGTGAACATCGCCCTGCACACGGACCACTGCCCCAAGGACAAGCTGGACGGTTTCGTCCTGCCGCTGCTGGCCGCTTCCGAGGAAGCGGTGAAGGCGGGCAAGGACCCGATCTTCAACTCGCATATGTGGGACGGTTCGGCCGAGACCCTGGACGAGAACCTGCGCATCGGCCGGGAACTGCTCGAGCGTGCCGCAGCCGCCAGGATCATCCTCGAGGTGGAGATCGGCACGGTTGGTGGCGAGGAGGACGGCGTCGAGCACGAGATCAACGAGAAGCTGTACACCACGGTCGATGACGCGCTGGCCACGATCGAGGCGCTCGGTGCCGGTGAGAACGGTCGCTACATCACGGCCCTGACCTTCGGTAACGTGCACGGCGTGTACAAGCCGGGCGGGGTGAAGCTGCGTCCGGAGATCCTGAAGGACATCCAGGCCCAGGTCGGTGCCCGGATCGGCAAGGACAACCCGTTTGACCTGGTGTTCCACGGCGGTTCGGGTTCCTCGGACCAGGAGATCGCGGACGCCGTGTCCTATGGCGTGATCAAGATGAACATCGACACCGACACTCAGTACGCGTACACCCGTCCGGTGGTGGACCACATGTTCCGCAACTACGACGGCGTGCTGAAGGTCGACGGCGAAGTGGGCAACAAGAAGACCTACGATCCCCGCGTCTGGGGCGCCTCCGCCGAAGCCGGCCTCGCCGCCCGCGTGGTTGAGGCAACCCAGCAGCTGGGCTCCGCGGGCAAGACCTTCTAG
- a CDS encoding DUF3151 domain-containing protein, which translates to MSDEFRKNLLGPEPTLLPAETEVYQHLALGAEALDLVEKHPTSSLLWAVLAEEAWAEGRTIDSYAYARVGYHRGLDSLRRNGWRGVGPIPWEHEPNRGFLRALYSLGRASAAINEAEEPERIEKFLNDSDPAAKAAIEGK; encoded by the coding sequence ATGTCCGACGAGTTCCGCAAGAACCTGCTGGGCCCCGAGCCCACGCTCCTGCCTGCCGAGACCGAGGTGTACCAGCACCTCGCGCTCGGCGCTGAGGCGCTGGACCTCGTGGAAAAGCACCCCACATCGTCGCTGTTGTGGGCCGTCCTGGCCGAGGAGGCATGGGCGGAAGGCCGCACCATTGATTCCTACGCCTACGCACGGGTCGGCTACCACCGCGGCCTGGACTCGCTCCGCCGCAACGGCTGGCGGGGTGTGGGGCCCATCCCGTGGGAGCACGAACCCAACCGCGGCTTCCTGCGGGCGCTTTACTCGCTGGGTCGCGCCTCCGCCGCCATCAACGAGGCGGAGGAACCCGAGCGCATCGAGAAGTTCCTCAACGACTCGGACCCCGCGGCCAAGGCAGCCATCGAAGGCAAGTAA